TGAACGTGTTTTAGCACTCTCTCACGGTAGCGCTAAATACCTAGCTAAGCTGGGTGCATGGCAATATCTAAAAGATGATGCCAGTGCCATTACGGATATTGATATTTCTGATCGTGGTCACTTTGCCAAAGCAAGGTTAACGGCAAAGGAATATGACGTTAATGCCCTTGGTTATGTCATCGAAATGGCACTTATTGGTAAAGCGCAACTAAAAGCACTAAGTGACCATACGACTAATGTCAAAAATAGCAGTGCAACAAATAGCACAGCGATAAAAAAGAACATTCACTGGTTTAGCCCTGACTCAATAGCTGACATTACTTGGCAAGAACGCAACAAGAGTGCAGCTGACAAAACGCAGGTAAAGGTTACGCTTAATTCAGGTGAAACCTTGTCAGCAAAGCTACTACTTGGTTGTGATGGTGCTCATTCCCCAGTAAGAAAGCTTGCCAATATTGACGTCACTTGTGATGATTATCAGCAAGTTGCCTTAATTGCTAATGTTTCAACCAGCAAAGCACATCATCATAAAGCCTTTGAACGGTTTACTCCGTTTGGCCCCATTGCCATGTTGCCGTTAAAATCATTAAAGACAAAATCCTCAGCTGCTGGCGCATCACGTTGTTCACTTGTTTGGACTATGACGCCAGAGCAAGCAGCAGAAATTAAACACTTAAGCGATGATGATTTTAAAGTTGAGTTAGAGCGCGCATTTGGTAGCTACCTCGGCGCAATCACCCATGTGGGTAAACGTGATACTTATCCCTTGGTGTTATTACAAGCACAACAGCAAACCTATCACCGCATGGCGTTGGTGGGAAATGCCTCACATACAATTCACCCCATTGCAGGGCAAGGTTTTAACCTAGGCTTACGTGATGTTGAGGTGATGACTGACCTAGTTAAAAACGCCTTAGCAGCAGGACAAGATATTGGTAATTTTGCCTTATTACATAGTTATCAAATGAATAGAGCGAAAGATCAGCAGCAAGTTATTCAATTAACAGATTCATTGGTGACATTATTCGCTAATGATTTACCGCCATTAGTCGTTGGCCGAAATATTGGCTTACAAGCACTTAATATTATGTCGCCGTTAAAAAATGCTTTAGTTAAGAAGACCATGGGTTATTAATTATCGAACTATTGCCGCAGAATACTAGGCAAATAACTTAATCATGTATTACAAAACCAGTGTAATTTACACATGGTTTACCTTGAAGAGAACAAGATGCAAAAATTTGATGTATTAATTGTCGGTGCAGGCATGGTGGGTTTAACGCTTGCGTTAGCTTTACGTAAAACTAGTCAGCTAAAAATTGCCATGGTTGATACCTTAGCGGTGCCTGAACTTGATGAGAATATAGATGTTAGAGTGAGTGCTATTAATGTAGCTAGCAAAAATATCTTTGCTAATTTAGGCGTTTGGTCTGCTCTTGAAAACAGCCGAGTACAAGATTATCAACACATGCATGTTTGGGATAAAGCAGGGTTAGGTAAGCTCGATTTTTCAGCCAAAGACAGTGCTAGTTTTCCCTCAGAAGATAACCTTGGTTGGATCATTGAAAACAAAGTGATTCGCCACGCACTATGGCAACAAGCTGAACTTGATGAAGATATTCATTTTTTTACTGATAATAAGTTAGCCAGTATTAGTCAGGGTGACAGTGAAGTCTTTGCCACCTTTGCCACTGACTCTGCTACTCATAACTCTGCAAGTAATAGCAGCAGCACACCAACAGCACCTATTATCGCTAAACTTGTTGTTGGCGCTGACGGTGCAAACTCATGGGTACGCCAGCAAATGAACATGGCGATGATCTTTAAAGATTATGACCACCACGCTATTGTTGCGACAGTAGAATGTCCACAAGGCCATAATAATACCGCTTGGCAAGTGTTCTTACCTACAGGACCATTAGCCTTTTTACCGCTAAGATCTGCACAATCAGCATCGTCAACAGCGGGCATCGCTGATCCAGTAAATAATTTATGTTCTATTGTCTATTCAACCTCACCAGATGATGCAAAACGTTTAATCGCACTTGATGCCACTGAATTTGCTAAAGAGTTAACGGCAGCCAGTGATGGTAAATTAGGGGATATTACCCTTAAAAGTGAGCGTTTTACTTACCCATTAACCATGCGGTTAGCGCAAGACTTTGTTAAAGACCGCGTAGTGCTTATTGGCGATGCTGCTCATACCATACATCCGCTTGCAGGGCAGGGCGTGAATCTAGGTTTACTTGATGCCGCGGCTTTAGCGCAAACCTTAACAGCAAAACTTAATGAACATGATGACAATCACGCTGAGCTCGTTAATACATCAGATCTTAAAGCGTTCTCTCGCTGGCGTAAAAGTGAAGCCACTGAAATGATCACCGCGATGGCTGGAATAAAACAAGCCTTCGCTCCACAGCAGTCACCTGTTAAATTAATCCGTGGTGTCGGCATGAATATTCTTAATAACTTTGCCCCAGCTAAAAACCGTCTTATCGCACAAGCGTTAGGCATTAAAGCAGACTTGCCAGCACTTGCTTATCAAAAAGACGCACTGTAACGCTATTATTTGAAAGAGTAATAGATGAGCTAATAGATAAAGTTATAAGAAGGGTACTTGTCAGGGTATAGCAATAATAGTTATACCCAACTTTCTTGAAAGTGGCGAGTTCAACGAGAGTTAATTATACCGGTTAATAACGCCGGTAAATCAGGCTATATTACTGCATTACCTTATCAATACCTTCCTATAGTTTCCTAGGCGGTCTGCACTTTTCAATAAGCGGCATCTAGCTAACCGCTAGGTCAAAATCAATAAGCTTATATAAAGCGTTGCTGAACTAACTCTTCGAAAATGCCTGAGAAGACATATTATTGTTGCCATCCTTTTTAAATAAATAAGCTTTTAAAAGACGAGATCTTGAGCTTTCGTCGCTCAATTGTCCTAAAAAACGCCTCTTCAAGAAGAATGACCATAAAATCTTATTGGCTTTTATTTGTTCTATGCCTATATCACCGAGCCAATAATGAGATTAATTTTGTAAGGTGGATGTTTTGAAAATATAATTCTGATTTTGAATAAAACTCGGGTTTATATTTTATAAATTTGGATTTTTCTGTTGAATCAACAGCAAGTGACAGCTATAATCAGTTAACTTTGAAAATTCTTAGGTGGAACACATGACTAATAAAACAGTATTACATGCAAAGCATTTAGCTTCAGGCGCAAAAATGGTTGATTTCTTTGGCTGGGATATGCCTATCAACTACGGCTCTCAAATTGAAGAGCATCACGCAGTAAGAACCGATGCCGGCATGTTTGATGTTTCACACATGACGATTGTTGATGTGCAAGGCGCAGATGCAAAAGCTTTCTTACGTCGTTTAGTAATTAACGATGTTGCTAAGTTAGCAACACCGGGTAAAGCGTTATACACAGGTATGTTAAATGAAGAAGGCGGCGTGATTGATGATTTAATCATCTACTTCTTCTCAGATACTGATTACCGTTTAGTTGTTAACTCAGCGACACGTGTAAAAGATCTTGCTTGGATGACTAAGCAATCTACAGGTTTTGATATCACTATCACTGAACGTCCTGAATTTGGCATGCTTGCCGTACAGGGCCCAGAAGCGAAAGCAAAAGTAGCTAAACTATTAACAGCAGAGCAAATCGAAGCTGTTGAAGGCATGAAACCTTTCTTTGGTGTGCAAGTAGGTGATTTATTTATTGCCACTACAGGTTATACTGGTGAAGACGGTTACGAAATTATAGTACCAAATAATTCAGCTGAAGATTTTTGGCAAAAACTATTAGACGAAGGTGTAGTTCCTTGTGGTCTAGGTGCTCGTGATACACTACGTTTAGAAGCTGGCATGAACCTTTACGGTTTAGATATGGATGAAACTGTTTCGCCATTAGCCGCTAACATGGCGTGGACAATCAGCTGGGAACCTACAGACCGTGACTTTATCGGTCGTGACGTATTAACAGCTCAAAAAGCAGCGGGTGATCAACCTAAGCTTGTTGGTTTAGTACTAGAAGCAAAAGGTGTGCTTCGTTCACATCAAGTTGTTGTGACTGAATTTGGCAATGGTGAAATTACTTCTGGCACGTTCTCGCCAACGTTAGGCCACAGTGTTGCTTTAGCACGTGTTCCACGTAGCGTGAAAGTAGGCGATACAATCGAAGTTGAAATGCGTAAAAAACTGATTAAAGTTCAGGTTACAAAACCTAGTTTCGTTCGTAACGGCAAAAAAGTTTTCTAATTGAAAATTAAGTTAGATGTTCTATATTATAGAGTAGCTAATCTAAATAATTATTCTACTGAGTAACTTAACGTGAAAACGTGGTTACTTTATTTCAAAAAAAATTAAAATTTTAAACAGGAAAAATAAAAATGAGCAACATTCCTTCAGAATTAAAATATGCAACTTCACACGAATGGGTTCGCGTTGACAGCGACGGTATCGCTACAGTTGGTATCAGTGAACATGCCCAAGGCCTTTTAGGTGATATGGTATTTGTTGAATTACCTGACGTTGATGATTCAATCAGCGCTGGTGATGATGTTGCTGTTGCAGAATCAGTAAAAGCAGCTTCAGACATTTACGCACCAGTTTCAGGTACTGTTGTTGCAATCAACGAAGCACTTGAAGACGCTCCTGAGTTACTTAACTCTGACGCTTTTGGTGAAGGTTGGTTATTTCAAGTTAAACTTGACGATGTAAGTGAGTTAGAAAACTTACTTGATGCAGAAGGTTATAAGAACTCTATCGACGAAGATTAATTTTCGGTCACATTCAGCGTTTATGCTGCGTTGCTTTTATTAATCGTCTAAATCCCTTTTATTAGGGGAGAGTGTACTAAGCTCAATAGACTCATAATTTTAGCGCCTTGCCTAAAAGCCGACTGTTTACGAAAAATTTTAGCTTCCCTTATCAAGTTTAGGCGACACAGCCGAAACATTGATTAGCTAAGCTAAAAAAATTAGTTCTTAATATTAAGCCTCTTACTCATTAGGTTTGAGGCTTTCTTTTATTCTAGATTAGTACAATTTATTTAAGTGAAACTTTTATGACTTCAAAAACAATTGTTAACTCATTAGCTGAGTTAGAGCAAACTCAAGATTTTATCCGTCGCCACATTGGCCCTAGTGAATCAGAAACTCAAGCCATGTTAAATGACCTTGGTGTAGAATCTGTTGATGCGTTAATTGATGAAATCGTACCAAGCGATATTCGTCTTGCCGATCTTCCAAATGTTGAAGAAAGTAAAACTGAAGTACAAGCATTGGCAGATTTAAAAGCCGTAGCTAGCTTAAATAAAGTGAATGACACTTATATCGGTTTAGGTTACTTCGGTACCTTAACACCGAACGTTATTTTACGTAACGTACTAGAAAATCCAGGTTGGTATACAGCGTATACGCCGTACCAGCCAGAAATTGCTCAAGGTCGTTTAGAGTCATTATTAAACTACCAACAAATGTGTATAGACCTTACTGGTCTAGAGCTAGCTTCAGCTTCATTATTAGATGAAGGTACAGCAGCAGCAGAAGCAATGGCATTAGCCAAACGTGTTTCTAAAAACAAAAAATCAAACTTATTCTTTATCTCAGATGATGTTTACCCACAAACGATTGACGTTGTTAAGCAACGTGCAGAAATGTTTGGTTTTGACATTGTTGTTGCTCCAGCTGCAGATGCTGCAGAACACGACATTTTCGGCGCACTTATCCAATACCCTGGCGCCTCAGGTCAAGTAACAGATGTAAGTGAATTGATTGCTAAAATTCATGACAATAAAGGTATTGTTGCAGTAGCTGCTGACATCATGAGCTTAGTATTATTGAAGTCTCCTGGTGAATTAGGCGCAGATGCTGTAATTGGTTCAAGCCAACGCTTTGGTGTTCCAATGGGTTACGGTGGTCCACACGCTGCATTCTTCACAACATTAGATAAATACAAACGTTCATTGCCTGGTCGTATTATCGGTGTTTCAAAAGACACACGCGGTAAAAACGCACTACGTATGGCTATGCAAACACGTGAGCAACATATACGTCGTGAAAAAGCCAACTCAAACGTTTGTACAGCGCAAGTATTACTAGCCAACATGGCAGCGTTCTACGCGGTTTACCACGGTCCTCAAGGTTTAAAAACTATTGCTAACCGTATTCACCGTTTAGCTGACATTTTATGTTTAGGTACAGCAACTAAAGGCTTAACAGCTGTTCATGCTAACTACTTCGACACATTAACGTTTAACGTTGATAACAAAGACGAAATCGTTGCTCGTGCATTAGCTGCTAACGCTAACTTCCGCACAGACGTTGACGGTCAAATCTCAATCGCATTAGATGAAACCACAACACGTGAAAACGTTGCACAACTTTTTGATATCTTATTAGGTGAAGGTCACGGTCTAAACGTGAGCGACCTTGATGACCAAATCGTTGCTTCAGGTCACTCATCAATTCCAGCGTCATTAGTACGTGAGTCAGCAATCTTAACTCACCCAGTATTTAACTCGTACCACAGCGAAACAGAAATGCTTCGTTATATCAAAAGACTTGAAAACAAAGATTTAGCATTGAACCACTCAATGATTTCTTTAGGTTCTTGTACGATGAAGTTAAACGCAACTGCACAAATGATCCCAGTATCATGGCCTGAATTTGCTAACATGCATCCATTTGCACCAGTTAACCAAGCACAAGGTTACAAAGCAATGATTGATGAGCTAGCCAAATGGTTAGTAGAGTTAACGGGCTACGACAAAATGTCAATGCAACCTAACTCAGGTGCTCAAGGTGAATACGCTGGCTTAATCGCTATCAGCAAGTATCACGAAAGCCGTGGTGACTCGCATCGTAACATTTGTTTAATTCCAGCATCTGCTCACGGTACCAACCCAGCATCAGCCATGATGGTTGATATGAAAATTGTTATCGTTGCTTGTGATAAAGAAGGTAACGTTGACATGGCCGACTTAAAAGCGAAAGCTGAAGAGTTAGCAGACAACCTTGCATGTATCATGATCACTTACCCGTCTACTCACGGTGTATATGAAACAACGATTGCAGAAATCTGTAACATCATTCATGACAATGGCGGTCAAGTTTACCTTGATGGCGCGAACATGAACGCACAAGTAGGTTTAACTTCTCCAGGTTTCATCGGTGCTGATGTTTCTCACCTTAACTTGCACAAAACATTCGCTATTCCACATGGCGGCGGCGGCCCAGGTATGGGACCTATCGGCGTTAAGTCTCACTTAGCACCATTCTTGCCTGATCATGCGTTAATTAACGTAGATGAAGCAACTAAAGGTAATGGCGCGGTTTCATCAGCTCCTTTCGGTAGTGCTAGTATTTTACCTATCACTTACCTTTACATTGCCTTGTTAGGTAAAAAAGGTGTTACTGACGCGACTAAATACGCAATTACTAACGCTAACTACGTATCTAAAAAATTAAGCGAACATTACCCAATTTTATATTCAGGTAAAAACGGCCGTGTTGCTCATGAGTGTATTGTTGATTTACGTCCGCTTAAAGCATCTTCAGGTGTTACTGAAGTTGATATGGCTAAACGCTTAATGGATTACGGTTTCCATTCTCCAACTATGTCGTTCCCAGTAGCGGGCACGTTCATGATTGAGCCAACGGAATCAGAATCTAAAGTTGAGCTTGACCGTTTCATCGAAGCAATGGTTTGTATTCGTGATGAAGTACGTAAAGTTGAATCAGGTGAGTGGGCATCAGATAACAACCCACTACACAATGCACCACATACATTAGCGGATATTACTGAACCATGGGATCGTCCTTACTCGATTCAAGAAGCAGTATTCCCGGTAGTAGCAGTAACGGCTAACAAATTCTGGCCAACTGTTAACCGTATTGATGATGTATTCGGAGACAGAAACTTAATTTGTTCATGTCCTCCAATCGAAAGCTATATTGACTAGTTAACCAGTTGATATAGAACAATAAAAAGCGAGCTTCGGCTCGCTTTTTTGTGTCAGTACTTTATAGTCTGAACATGTTTTATTAGCTTGGTTATTAGTTCGATCATAGAAAAGTAATTAGATTTATGTAGATGAAGGCAGATTCACTAGTAAAAAGATCAATGCTTTAGTCAGTACACTTTTATTTTGATATTATTGAATTGTTGTTAAGTTGTGATAGCCAAATAAAGGTCCTATGAAGTCTATTTTTTTTCTGTTTTTATTTTATTCTGTAGCGTTAATGCCATTGTACGGGAAAGCTAGCGATAGAGTATTAGCCTATGTTGAGCGAATACCGCCGTATGTATTGATTAGTAATAATAATATTACAGGCTCAACAATAGATATTTTAAATGAAGCCTTAAAAGAAAGTGATGTTGATATACATTATCAAGAAATTAACTGGTCTAGAGCTTTACATGATAGCGAAAGTAGACCAAATATCATCTTAACAGGACTTAATAGAAACGCCTTTCGAGAAGACAAATTTCATTGGTTATATAAAGTGCCCGTTCATACCAGTAGACAACGATATTTTTTATGGCAATTAAAAAGCAAATCTGCAGAGAATAAAAAAAGAGGCTTAAAGAATGCTTTTATCTCAGTGATGCAGGGTGATCATAAAAGTAAATCTTATAAAAGTTACGTTGAAGGTTTAGGCTACCAAGCCAATATTTATCCTGTAGGAAGCCGTGAACAGGTTATTCATATGCTGTTTAAAGGGCGCGTAGATTACATACTTGGTGGTGAACTCAATAACGCATGGAGAGTAAAAGGTTTGGGCTATGACCCTGATATGATTGAGCGGGTAGTAGAGGTTCCAAATACGAGTCAAGGTTTATACATAGCGATAGGAAAGCATACGGATATTAAGTTTGTTAACAAAATTAGAAAAGCGTTGGCTGATTTAGAACAAAGTGGGAGAGTAAACGAGATTATGTCACTATGGTTGAAAAAGACTGAAAAAACGTCCCCATCTGAGAATACGCAAACAAAGCGTACAGTTGATGAATAAGTAGTAACTTAATTTGTTTATGTCCTACAGCGCTAACTTGTGTGTATTAGTTAACTACTTGATATAGAAT
The DNA window shown above is from Colwellia psychrerythraea 34H and carries:
- the ubiH gene encoding 2-octaprenyl-6-methoxyphenyl hydroxylase is translated as MENSNQHFDVIISGGGLSGSLMALSLSQLSKADGSLLSIAIIEAQAFNQTSSAAETSLFDERVLALSHGSAKYLAKLGAWQYLKDDASAITDIDISDRGHFAKARLTAKEYDVNALGYVIEMALIGKAQLKALSDHTTNVKNSSATNSTAIKKNIHWFSPDSIADITWQERNKSAADKTQVKVTLNSGETLSAKLLLGCDGAHSPVRKLANIDVTCDDYQQVALIANVSTSKAHHHKAFERFTPFGPIAMLPLKSLKTKSSAAGASRCSLVWTMTPEQAAEIKHLSDDDFKVELERAFGSYLGAITHVGKRDTYPLVLLQAQQQTYHRMALVGNASHTIHPIAGQGFNLGLRDVEVMTDLVKNALAAGQDIGNFALLHSYQMNRAKDQQQVIQLTDSLVTLFANDLPPLVVGRNIGLQALNIMSPLKNALVKKTMGY
- a CDS encoding UbiH/UbiF/VisC/COQ6 family ubiquinone biosynthesis hydroxylase; the protein is MQKFDVLIVGAGMVGLTLALALRKTSQLKIAMVDTLAVPELDENIDVRVSAINVASKNIFANLGVWSALENSRVQDYQHMHVWDKAGLGKLDFSAKDSASFPSEDNLGWIIENKVIRHALWQQAELDEDIHFFTDNKLASISQGDSEVFATFATDSATHNSASNSSSTPTAPIIAKLVVGADGANSWVRQQMNMAMIFKDYDHHAIVATVECPQGHNNTAWQVFLPTGPLAFLPLRSAQSASSTAGIADPVNNLCSIVYSTSPDDAKRLIALDATEFAKELTAASDGKLGDITLKSERFTYPLTMRLAQDFVKDRVVLIGDAAHTIHPLAGQGVNLGLLDAAALAQTLTAKLNEHDDNHAELVNTSDLKAFSRWRKSEATEMITAMAGIKQAFAPQQSPVKLIRGVGMNILNNFAPAKNRLIAQALGIKADLPALAYQKDAL
- the gcvT gene encoding glycine cleavage system aminomethyltransferase GcvT, which codes for MTNKTVLHAKHLASGAKMVDFFGWDMPINYGSQIEEHHAVRTDAGMFDVSHMTIVDVQGADAKAFLRRLVINDVAKLATPGKALYTGMLNEEGGVIDDLIIYFFSDTDYRLVVNSATRVKDLAWMTKQSTGFDITITERPEFGMLAVQGPEAKAKVAKLLTAEQIEAVEGMKPFFGVQVGDLFIATTGYTGEDGYEIIVPNNSAEDFWQKLLDEGVVPCGLGARDTLRLEAGMNLYGLDMDETVSPLAANMAWTISWEPTDRDFIGRDVLTAQKAAGDQPKLVGLVLEAKGVLRSHQVVVTEFGNGEITSGTFSPTLGHSVALARVPRSVKVGDTIEVEMRKKLIKVQVTKPSFVRNGKKVF
- the gcvH gene encoding glycine cleavage system protein GcvH; this translates as MSNIPSELKYATSHEWVRVDSDGIATVGISEHAQGLLGDMVFVELPDVDDSISAGDDVAVAESVKAASDIYAPVSGTVVAINEALEDAPELLNSDAFGEGWLFQVKLDDVSELENLLDAEGYKNSIDED
- the gcvP gene encoding aminomethyl-transferring glycine dehydrogenase; this translates as MTSKTIVNSLAELEQTQDFIRRHIGPSESETQAMLNDLGVESVDALIDEIVPSDIRLADLPNVEESKTEVQALADLKAVASLNKVNDTYIGLGYFGTLTPNVILRNVLENPGWYTAYTPYQPEIAQGRLESLLNYQQMCIDLTGLELASASLLDEGTAAAEAMALAKRVSKNKKSNLFFISDDVYPQTIDVVKQRAEMFGFDIVVAPAADAAEHDIFGALIQYPGASGQVTDVSELIAKIHDNKGIVAVAADIMSLVLLKSPGELGADAVIGSSQRFGVPMGYGGPHAAFFTTLDKYKRSLPGRIIGVSKDTRGKNALRMAMQTREQHIRREKANSNVCTAQVLLANMAAFYAVYHGPQGLKTIANRIHRLADILCLGTATKGLTAVHANYFDTLTFNVDNKDEIVARALAANANFRTDVDGQISIALDETTTRENVAQLFDILLGEGHGLNVSDLDDQIVASGHSSIPASLVRESAILTHPVFNSYHSETEMLRYIKRLENKDLALNHSMISLGSCTMKLNATAQMIPVSWPEFANMHPFAPVNQAQGYKAMIDELAKWLVELTGYDKMSMQPNSGAQGEYAGLIAISKYHESRGDSHRNICLIPASAHGTNPASAMMVDMKIVIVACDKEGNVDMADLKAKAEELADNLACIMITYPSTHGVYETTIAEICNIIHDNGGQVYLDGANMNAQVGLTSPGFIGADVSHLNLHKTFAIPHGGGGPGMGPIGVKSHLAPFLPDHALINVDEATKGNGAVSSAPFGSASILPITYLYIALLGKKGVTDATKYAITNANYVSKKLSEHYPILYSGKNGRVAHECIVDLRPLKASSGVTEVDMAKRLMDYGFHSPTMSFPVAGTFMIEPTESESKVELDRFIEAMVCIRDEVRKVESGEWASDNNPLHNAPHTLADITEPWDRPYSIQEAVFPVVAVTANKFWPTVNRIDDVFGDRNLICSCPPIESYID
- a CDS encoding substrate-binding periplasmic protein, with translation MKSIFFLFLFYSVALMPLYGKASDRVLAYVERIPPYVLISNNNITGSTIDILNEALKESDVDIHYQEINWSRALHDSESRPNIILTGLNRNAFREDKFHWLYKVPVHTSRQRYFLWQLKSKSAENKKRGLKNAFISVMQGDHKSKSYKSYVEGLGYQANIYPVGSREQVIHMLFKGRVDYILGGELNNAWRVKGLGYDPDMIERVVEVPNTSQGLYIAIGKHTDIKFVNKIRKALADLEQSGRVNEIMSLWLKKTEKTSPSENTQTKRTVDE